One part of the Coriobacteriia bacterium genome encodes these proteins:
- a CDS encoding V-type ATP synthase subunit D, with product MEEVRPTRSELLERKGQIQLAKQGMELLKQKRDALLIEFMAVMDETLRLSGSLEQMSRNAQFSLTVAKAVDGGVTVRSAAMAGKGTIKVGMTGTKIMGVAVPVVNKSESPLRTSFTRGYAVTGVSSRIDEAADKFEKILDAIIEYADIETRLKRLGEEIQKTSRRVNALEQVTIPTLSEQVRAIQMTLDERAREDLFRLKKVKKQIERSKAARVAAAAAG from the coding sequence GTGGAGGAGGTCCGCCCGACACGCTCCGAGCTGCTCGAGCGCAAGGGGCAGATCCAGCTCGCCAAACAGGGCATGGAACTGCTCAAGCAGAAGCGCGACGCGCTGCTCATCGAGTTCATGGCGGTCATGGATGAGACCCTGCGCCTGTCGGGCAGTCTCGAACAGATGTCGCGTAACGCGCAGTTCAGCCTCACCGTCGCGAAAGCGGTCGACGGCGGCGTGACCGTGCGTTCCGCGGCGATGGCCGGCAAGGGGACGATCAAGGTCGGCATGACCGGCACGAAGATCATGGGCGTCGCCGTGCCGGTCGTGAACAAGTCCGAGAGCCCGTTGCGGACGTCGTTCACGCGTGGTTACGCCGTCACCGGCGTCTCGTCACGCATCGACGAGGCGGCCGACAAGTTCGAGAAGATCCTCGACGCCATCATCGAGTATGCGGACATCGAGACGCGGTTGAAGCGTCTCGGCGAGGAGATACAGAAGACGAGCCGACGAGTGAACGCGCTCGAACAGGTCACCATCCCGACGCTGAGCGAACAGGTCCGCGCGATCCAGATGACGCTGGACGAACGCGCACGCGAGGACCTGTTCCGCCTAAAGAAGGTCAAGAAGCAGATAGAGCGCTCGAAAGCCGCCCGCGTGGCGGCCGCGGCCGCCGGCTGA